The Betta splendens chromosome 24, fBetSpl5.4, whole genome shotgun sequence DNA window GAAAGCAGCGTCATCTATAAAGTCTAATCAAGAGTCAAGAGTCGTGCATAAAAAGTAGACTCCAGGAAAACACGTGAAAAGGCTTTTGGCTTTAATAGGAGGCTGTGTGTAATTTAAAGTAAACACAATTCTGTGCACCACTATTCCACCTGACTTctaatgagggtgtgtgtgtatgttgtacatgtgtgtgtgtgtgtgctttgtgtgcTAGAAAGTCCTAATGCCTATGCATGCTGCGCTGCGAGCCGCACTCAAATATGTCTTGTGGGGCGTAAATCCTGTCAACATGAGGCAACATGCTGACAGGTAACAAAGACCTAATGGATGGTTTCACCACTGCGCCATGACAGCATAATCAAGAGGAGGCCTCGTGTAATTTATTTGCTACCAAACAGCCGCCACAACATACAGAAAAGGGGCCCCACCCGCTTCTATAGTCGTCCCACCTGGACATGCATCTGTGAGCCTGTCTTCAGTCCTCTGTTGCTAAAATTggccagaggaaaccaggaaatgCTCCTATTAGAAGAGCTATTCAAAAGATGAAATGTTTGGCTAATTTACTGGCACTTTCTTTTACCGGGTGCCTGCATCATATGAAAGAACAAAGGCGAGACAcgactgcacagacacaaaacaaattaCACATTACAAACTGAATGGAATAATAAAAAGTCATGAATATGCGGCTACTCAAATGATGAAGAGATGTTTGCAACTGCAGAAGGAATGAATTCACAGCCAAATTACTGGTCAagcaattaataataaataccaCTGGATTAACAATCCTGCACAAATACTAAATTAGTGTGTGATTGACTGATGGTACATGAAGCATCTTCTACCTAAGGCAGCTTCAATTTGTGCCCTCTGCATCCTTATACAGCATCACCGCAACATGCACTTCATCTACAGCCATCCAGATGCTCATGTTCTGTTATGCTGGGGCAGGAATCCATGGCCCCAGATGTGCCTTGGGTGTTGTCTTAAGGGTTCGTAATTTATCAGGCCGATGTGATCGAACGCTTCCATAGGGGACAGCAGGTAAGAAGAAATACAGGCTTTAGCACTGGGTTAATAAGACCCTGTGATTTACACGCCGCCCGGGCTCAGCAGCTCCATGAGGTCCAGCCCCACTCTGGAGCCTCAGAGACACGCTCTCAGTCACAGAGTGTGTGAGCACAATGATAAGAGCCTCGATGGCGCGATGCAGCCTCCTCGAGCACGCGCCGCCGTCGTCCGGGGATGTACTACCTGTAGCGAATGGATGAActaaatatttgttgtttttccctgCATTGCCCCGTGGCCTCTTGTTGACAGGTGGAATTGAAGACGGTGTAATAAGGCCACAACCGGGAAATACAAAACATCATGTTTAGTATTCGCGTGGTGTTGCGCGCACAGGTTGAAATATACAAGCAAAACGTGTGTGTTGTCGAGCACAGGAATCAAAGGAATTCCCTTGTGGCTGAGGGATTTACGGCACCAACCATCCACCGCAACGCGAGCAGCTGAATCAATGCATGAGATCTTGTTGACTGTCATTCAGCCACTCCCGAACACAACATAATCCTTACATTTACttgtgtgtgtaatttatttttatattctacATATTGTAGAACACAAGTACAACAAActgcaacatttatttatttttaacagctAATACTGGCTGGAGCCATGGACGGGAGCAGTACCCAGGTAGGAACCTTGTGTCTGGGGCATTTGCACCAGGGTGGCAGTTTTAGGGAGGAGCTCTGCCCTGAATCCAAAACCAATCTGGACGGTGAATTTAGAGCTGGCAAACCGCcgccacagaagaagaagatgaaaaagaaagagaagaagaagagctgcgctctctgttctgctgttttccatGTAGTATCGTGTTACAATCTGAGTTGAAGATTGTTAAACTTGAGTGAAAAAGTTAGAATATTTAAGGAaagtttttgtgttgttcatgTTTGATATTTGCGCTAATGATGCAATGATATGTTATCCGGAAATATGTATTCAGGTCATTCACAAGCTAAATTCAGCGACAGCTAAAAGTAGCCTGTTTATAGTACAGTTGAATACTGTGAATTGCACTATTGGTAAATATATGTGAACCTACGTGTAGTGACACAAGATGTTTTACTGTAGGAAGTAAAGCGTTTGTGTTTAGTGGAGTTGCTGAATGCACAGACATTTGAGTTTTTGATGAACAGTGAGTGAGCTAATCTGGAAGGGGACCTGCTCCGTGTATTCAATGCTGCTGCTTGCAAGCTGTTTTCCAGGTTAAACATTGTGTATCACTAGTAAAAACATAACCACAGTATGAAAAATACTTTGTTACAAGATGTTTAAGTACTTGAATTAGACATTAAACTCTCAATCGACCCCAGAAGCTGTTGCAAAGAAgggattaaatattaaacaatataaatatttgtcttttctagacaaatatttatattgttctaaatatttattgtattgttaGTCTGCATGTACAACAAACCAAATGCAAAGATCTATGATTTCACCCACAGTAACCAAGACCAACTTTCCAATAATAAGATAACTGCCTAATATTGCAGCAGCCTTAGAGTGAAGCAGCTAACATATATAATTTAGCAGGTACTTGATTAGCTGAGCCTATGGCCATTTACGAGATATGACAAGACTATATTATAAATTCTCCCCCAATAAGAAGGTGTCATTTAAAAGCTGCCCGACTAATGGAGCAAGATGGAGGAGACGTAGGACTGAGCCTCCCAAGATATTTCACCTTCATACCAATTGCACGTCTCCTCTTTGGGTATTTGTGAATATAATATCTAAATCCATCTTCCGGAAAACCCAACACACTGATGGACAATCAATGGAAGTATCATTTTTTAACATGTACGgtaatcaccccccccccctcgccaaAGGGCTGCGATTATTCAAAACTCATTGCATTACTGAAGCATATTTCTcgttattcatttttaatactCTGAGCTGCTATTCAGGCAAAGATTAAAGAAGCACCAGTGAGTTCTGGCAGCGAGGCAGAGCTGCTACTTTACTCTTCTTTTTGGAATTTTATTCAGTGGGAAGGTTGAGGAGGGTCTTTATCtatttcctcttctcttttaGTTGTACAGTCTCCTCTGTGTATATTTTTACTCAACAGCCTTTTGCGTGTTATGTTTACAAAAAATCCATAACAACAGTAAAACACCCATGATTTCTCGTGAGTCAACAAAGTGTGACCAGTGCAATAATGAGCAGCCACAAAACCTGTATGAATGTTCACTTTTGTACTAGTGATCATATACTGCAGTAGTGTGATGTTTTACTGATTACAACACATTCCAAAAAGAAGCTTGTCTAATTTCTTGGATGATTTTGTCACGTCTGTTCTGATTTGGGCCTGATTTGACCATCTGCTGCCGCTAAGTGCCAGTTATGATCTGGAAGCGATGGTATAGACAGACGGACAGTGTGGACGGCCGATCAACATGGAGCCCTCATTAGGCCTGTGACTCATGACGTCGCCAACTGTGAGTCCAAAACCCAAGTAACAGGTGAGTCAAAGAACTTTTATAGTGAcatcacagagaaacaaacaactgGTCAGAGCCTGTGAGGGTAAGAAGACACCCAGATCCAGGTGTTTATAATGGCAAGGATTCGTCTTTTTCCAACAACACAGTGATATGTTGTGACATTTCTATTATTTTTCAAGCACCACAGAGTGACAGGTTCCAGGATAAATATCCCCAGTTAGCTGAGGAGAGTGAGCTTTAATATCCACCGGCCAGACCCGCTTACTGCTGAACTGAAATGATCCAAGAGATGGGTTTGTCATTCGCCCCTAAATGAGAAACGGGACATCGCGGAAGAAGACATCCCACTGGAATATAAAACACGGCCTCACATATAGTGTGGGGACTCTCGGTTAAGGAACAGTGTGTGCACTGAGCTGAAGCATGACTACACTTTGGAATTAATGAAGGCATAAAAGCTCGGATTCCTGCCGTTTTTGTGAGGACAGATAACCACTGAAATCTAACCTGGTCAGATCTCCAGTGCTGCAGAGGGCAGTTTACCCTGAAACCCATTCCACTACCCACAGCCAGAGTCTATACTGTCTCTGCTAtgaactacagtaaatatcaCAATCGCCATGCAGAGAAAAGGGGTGAGAGCAGGACTGCCACAGTCAAATTATTATCTTAGCATGATatctaataataaatgcaaatccTGTGCGCTGAAGGAAATGCAACAGATGgcagacaaataaaaacaacagtcatAAACTCTCCTGATATTTACGTAAAGAACCAAGTTTCTGCTAAACGAAGAACATCTGGACCAGGTTTTTACAACATCATCCATAAACTGTATCTATTTGGCTCGAGCCGTTCCTGTATTTTCCCCTTTTCGGccaacacaaaaccacagcagcagtgaatTCTTAAGTCGTCGTGACACTGAAGAGTCTTCTGTCTGCAAAGCCAGACGCTGCTGAGGAGGACGTGCAGCAGTGGGACGTGGTCGAGATCAAGGTAAATCAATTGCTGCAGGTTCATTACCTCCAGTTAGAGCCACAGTCTGAGGCCACCAACACTATTTTCAGAGATAGGTACCTGGGGTAATTCCCACACCCTGGTCTGTCTTGTACCACTTTATTCTCCCTCTAGCTACATTGTTGCAGCGAGTGTCTGCATATGAAATATAGACGCTGTACGTAATCCCCTCAGCCAGGACTGTGTCGTCTGAGGCTCATAAGTCTAAATATACTGTGAACATTTTGTAAATTTCCTCTGTTTATGCCTCATTTTCTGTGTCATGATCACTTCCAAGCAGTTGTTGTTCCATAATGTTGAGAATTGttccatacatacagtactactaaATACTCATCACAGTCATTGGGCCACTGTTACTTACAGTAAAAGGCGTTACTACGAAAAAAGAAAGTTTTTTTTCCGTCTTCTAATGGAGCTGGCTGAGTGTCAGCGCGGCCTCACCTGcagggggggaggcagagacggATCGAGGGCCACTTGGCCCTCGTCCAGCGCTCGCAGTACTCGGAGCCGGGGCCGATAGAAGGATATGGATGGGCTTTTCTTGGGTGTCCAGCACTGAGGCCCTCGACATGGACAGGCCCAGTTCTGGGCTCGTCGGCCTCTCAAAGCAAAAGCTCTTCTTTTAATCTTCTGCACAAATGCCAGAGTCGGTGCCCGAGAATAAACATGGGCTTAGAACTAATGACAGCAacgtttgtgtgaatgtgtcacGATCAAAGCCACAAAGAATAAACTTTTATAGCAACAGTATAGATACATATTCATGTGGGTTAAACATTGCTTGTCTTTTTACATGAACCTTTTTGAAGCTTGTTCTGTCTCTGGTCTCACGCGCACAAGGAGACATTTTTAATCACAGTTATTATCGAGTTTTAGCAGCTATGCTTGGACTCATAATTGCTAATGCTGTACTGTATTGACATGTTTGCTCCTTTATCAAGCTGTTAGTGGTGTGTTGGTGCAAGAAGTGCTTGCTAAGCTTCACCGTCACAACTTCTTCTCGTCTCGTTACAAAGTACTGATGAAAACTTTTCAGATAACATGCATGACATGGATTAGCGATGGCGGAATCTGTCTTCATTACGCGATTAGACTGATTATGGATTAGACGGCAGATTCAGTGAAGCCACATGGTGTAAAACTCCCAACTCTTGTTGCTGCTGAATCAGGCGAATCCCATTATGTGGCGGTGTGTTAACTGATTGGTGCTCGGAATCAACTAAACTCGCTGAGGAGCGGCAGCAAAAAGTCAGAAGACAGTTTTTGatggttgaggtgtagtcagTCACAAAACGTGACTACACGAACCACAAACTTTTTCTAATCGCAGCCAAAACGCTGTTCTTGCCTGAGCTGAACTCGTGCTTCGTTGAGTCAAACCCTGTTCAGACAGTTTTAGGCATTATACACCCACCAGCCGCCTGCCTGCTACTCGCCTTCTGGTGATATATGTAGCCCTTCACTATCCATAAAAACATAATTAGCTTTCCTACAAAAACATAATCACCTTTGCAGTTGTTCACATCTAGACTGGCTGTGGATCAGTGTAAATCAACCCTCGTCTCCTCTGGCAGTTGTTCGTAATGCATAGTGTGTGTTATCAGTTTGACACCATCACTATTGTCTTAATTCACTTTTAGGTATAATTGAGGCATTGCTGTTCTACTGTACCCATTAATACCGTAAGATAAAAATGTTTACAGTCAACAAATACTAAAGCATTCGGAAACATTTTTTCTTACAAGAAGTAAGATGCTGCTTTCTTCTGTGCTGATGCAAATGAAGTAAGTGGAAAAAACGTGATGATGTGTTCACTAGACCTTGGAATAGTCTCGTCTCCTCTTCTCTTTATGAGCGTCTACCAGCTGTAACTGAACATTTCTTTGCATGGTGGAGTGTTTTCCTGCCTGTTCCCTCCCTGACCCACATGCATCTGCTTTTCTGGGGCCAAATGCTTATCACAGAAACCCAGGTTAATGATGGCGACTCGAGTCCATTAGCTTTTCCACAACACTAGTCCAACTCAACTCCCATTTCTGCCTGTCCGATCCGTTAAATCCCCCAAAATGCGCCGGGGCACTGTAACACCTAATATCCCCGTGTGAGGCAGCCGTGGGTGATTTATTATTATCTAACGACGAGTTTTACTAGAGTTGGGAATTGAGGCCGAGGTCAGCGGATCAAATGGGATTTGTGGTTAGTGAAATGCCAGCGTGATCCAGGCGCCGAGCCCGGCTCTTAAGTGGGATGATACGAGTGTACAGACGCCACAGGAACACGAGCACTTGCTCTtttgtgacacaaacacactatgTACATCAGAATTCTTCAGTCTTAAACATACAAGTTCCGCTATTTGCCCCGGCTCCTCTCTTACCTCATACTCCACgtattcctcctcctccacctcataGGACACGGTCTGGATCTTGACGTGCTCgccgtcctccagcagcttggcCTGCGGGTCCTCGGCGCCGGGCGTCTCCGCCCCGGCCGCGTTGGACGCCTCCTTGGCCTTCTTCTCCGTGAAGGTGGTCTCGCAGCACTCGCTTTTGTATTCCTTAGCCTTGATGCTGCCGCTGTCCTCCTTGTACAGGATGAAGTTGGGCCGGTAAAAGGCCTCCACTGCCAGATGCAGCGAGGTGGCGTCCAGGAGCTGCTGCGACTTCATCTTCCCGTTGGCGTTGAGCCCCCCGCCGCTCACAACGTTGCTGTTAGTCAccttcacccctcctcctcctcctcccccctcacctccacctcctctgccgGCAAAGTAATTGATAATGTTTTCTTGGTATTGATTATTTGGGATGTCGCCCCCGTAGCCGTTGACCATGTGCTTACTGTTTTTGTCCAACAAGGGGTTCTGGAGTTCACTGAGATTCTCcatggcggcggcggaggcctcGTCAGTGGTGTGAACTCTAGGGGGGGGGTGGGAGAGCGGCGGGAGCGGCGGGCTCGTCGCAGACGTGGTGCCGATCGGTAAGGGAGTTGATGGCAATCAGCATTCGGCGCCGCGGGGCCTGCGGAGGAAACGAACGGGGAGACGAGACGTGAAACCCGGGAGTGGAATCGAGCCCGGCATTCATATGCAGGTAACAGTTTACCAAACACTCGCTCGCGTCAGATCAAAGCTCAGCTGTAGTTCCCATAAGTCAAGAGCTGCTCACAGACTATTCAATTAGGTTTAATTTGCTTCCTCACTGTAGACGCATAAACACATTCAGTTCAATGACAGCAATACATCAAATCATTGCATGGACTTAAAATAGCCTGATTATTATCTCCTCCgccttctgtctgtgtgtgctgtctGTGCACCTCATTTGATAGGTATCGCTCCTTTTGTTTGCGTCTTATTAGGCGTCGTCAAGCTGTCATCAGCCTCTCTGATATGGATCAGATGAGTCCTCCCACGCCTTCCTTAAAACCCACAGGGCTGGAATCTCCCA harbors:
- the syndig1l gene encoding synapse differentiation-inducing gene protein 1-like, which produces MENLSELQNPLLDKNSKHMVNGYGGDIPNNQYQENIINYFAGRGGGGEGGGGGGGVKVTNSNVVSGGGLNANGKMKSQQLLDATSLHLAVEAFYRPNFILYKEDSGSIKAKEYKSECCETTFTEKKAKEASNAAGAETPGAEDPQAKLLEDGEHVKIQTVSYEVEEEEYVEYETDCSSDSESEDNFIVVPPRDHLGLAIFSMLCCFWPLGIAAFYFSQGTTKAVNKGDFPLANIASRRALFLAALSITIGTGVYVGVVVALIAYLSKPGHI